Genomic segment of Oncorhynchus keta strain PuntledgeMale-10-30-2019 chromosome 5, Oket_V2, whole genome shotgun sequence:
GCACCGGTTTGTAGCTAACCTCATCTCACACGATCTCAGCATTCGCAGCATGCACTGTTTTCCTGAGAGAAAACATACAATATCATTTTTTTCAGTCAACTCAACCACAGCAGGTGCTGCGCCAAGGCATCCGAATACACCATAACGGCGCTTGGAAGTTCCAAGTTTCATATGTGAGTTGGGGCAGCGAAATACATCCGATTTGTGGTGATCTAGAACTTTTCTTATGATTAATTTATCCTCTATTTGAAGGAATTTTAATGTagaataaaattgtatttgtcacggacgctgaatacaacaggtgtgtagaccgtacggtgaaatgcttacaagcccttaatcaacaatgcagttttttttAAGTAAGTAAGAAAATCGttgctaaaaataaaaaaacaataaaaaaattaactatcacaataaaataacaataacgaggctatatacaggaggtacatGAGAGTATTTGCAACCGTTAGGATTAGAAAGTAGAAGTAGACTTTAAACTGACATTTGTTTTAGTTTTATTATTGTTCTTGTCCGTTTCAGTTGAGCAGCAGTGGTGCTATGGCTATTTATGAGACATTGaagaacatcaacacattgtTTGGAGCTGACGACCTGCCTACTAAGTGGGACCAACGGAAGTTGGAGAATTTTCAGAATATTGTATACCGCCAGATTGAAGAGAGTAGATGTGTGAGTTACTATGCCAACACAGATAGGTTAACTGTTTAATTGTGGTATTGTGGCATTTGTATTATTATTCATCGCCTGCCTTTTTCTTTCTAGCAGATGATGGGCAGTGTGGATACCagtgattattgttattgttattatttttataCAAAAATCAACTTACATTGCTACATCAAACATGtctaacaaaacaaaacacaggtATTTATAACAAGAAAATACTCAAACATACAAAAAATATCAAtaaaattatttttaaaataCATAAAATTGTGCAATTGTATTTACTCTGAAAGAATCTTATTATAATGATTCAGGGAGATGTTACTCTTGTTGTTATTCACCAGGGTTAATGTTTTAATAAGATAGTTGAATTCAATCAGAAAAATTTGCAATTTTGGTATGGAATTTTGGAATTTTTGTTTGTGTATGAAGTATTGGGCAACCAGAatttaaaaataacaataatttcagTGGTCTTGTTATCATTGCAAAAGTAACTTATGATATATTTCATGTCAAAAACATAGGCAGTGTTCATAATGGTAAATGAGTATTTTTGCAAGGTTTTCCCAAAATTCGGACACAAATTTACATTCAAAGAACAAGTGAGACAGATTCTCACCTTATTTTTCACAGAAAACGCAGATATATTCAATATCAGGATTAATGCTGAATGTTTCTAAATGTGAAATCGTATGTTTATTTGACTCTGATgataaataaatagaaaatatTCCTGTAAAGGACTGTGTTAAATATTTAGGAATACATCTGTCAAAAAAACACTTAGTCAGACAACATTTTAATTTCTCTTCTAAAATTAAGAGAACTAAAAATATATGTAATAATTGGCTACAAAGAGATTTCTATACTTGGGAGAGTACTTCTGTCCAAGGCAGAGGGACTGTCTCGTTTTGTGAACCCCTCATAAATAACACTTTCAAGATAAACTGGTTATAAGAATTTTGATCAATACTGATTAAATATGCTATTTCATTCCAAATAATGTATTTAATAAATTGGGAGGTCTTCAATTTTTACTGAAATTTAATTTTATTCCTGAAAGAGTACCTGCTAAATTGGCTAGATTTCACCAACAAGCTTTAAAATGGCCTGGAAAATATGTTTCCTAAACCATTTTTTCCCAACATAAAGCTCTTTTGTGGAATAATTCAGACATAACTATAAGGAATAAGTCATTGTTCTACCCCAGCTGGCATGAGAGGAATATTGACTTTCTTCTTGATATTTTCGACAACAAGGGTAATATTCTCACATATGAACAATTTATAACATTGAAAGAGTTTCCAATACCTTTCAGAGAGTTTATTTCTGTGATCAAAGCCATTCCCAGTGGTCTAACTACACTAATGAAAACTCATCTGAGTTTTGGGAATGATCACAAAGTTTATCCAGAACTCAGAATGGAAGGCGTGGGCTTACTTGAGAAATCTTGTTGTAATAAATATATAAGACAAATTCTTAATTCACAAAACCAACTTAACACTGAGAGGAAAGTTTTTATGGAACATGCTTATTCCTGACATTGTCTGGAAAAATGCATGGTTAAGGCCTTACAAATACTGTATACCAACAAAGTTACAATTTTTAAGGAAGTGCActtctgtcacgacttccacacTACGTGTGTGCGTTAGTTAGGTGTGTTCGTGTTCTGGACCTGGTACCCTGTGGTTTTGGGTGGTCCTTATATTTCGCACCCTGTGTTGTGGGCTTGTTTGTTTGTGCCGTATTAAAGTGCACTTTAACACAACTCTGATAGCCTTCTGTGGGCCAACAGAACATGAATTTGAACTTGCAGAACTTTTACAATTGAGTTTTAGAATTGTGCTTGATTTTAACGGCCTACTATTCTACAATCATGTAATGTGCAACGTCAAACAGCAATAttatacatgtatttatttatttatcaaggttatttatttatgtatgcCTATTTATGAATTTATTCATGTATCTATTTGAAAATCATCAAATGTTAAGTTAATAAACATTTGTATACTTTTAAATATTATTAATCTGAGTGCTCATTCTGTAGCCCAGTCTGTCGATGTGTGAACATTCAGATTTGTATTAAACATGCTCAGAACATATGGATGTTAGAACTATTAGTCCTATAGCATACGAATCCATTAAGGAGAGCCCTAAAAACAAGCCAAATGTATCTCCTCAAAATGTACTTTCATTCAAAAACCATTGTTCAATGAAGTGTGTTTTAACACGGGACAGGGCGGGCCTGTTTTGAACGTTGTACTTTGAGCTCCTATAAGACTTAATTTGTTGATAGGCATACAATGTTGTTCTATCAATGCCATGATCAGTTCATTTTAACAGTTACATAAGATAAATACTTAATATAAAAGCTGCGTAATCAGAAACCTACATCTCCAATTAACGTCTTCGTCATCATCACATCAGCatcatcaacagcatcattataTGAGACGACATATCAATGTGACTTTCCTGCTCATTCACATTAGGCCAAACTCAAACATCATCGTCATCATTTGTCGTCTTGGTAAGCGCCCAATAAAGGCTAATCTGGGGCAaatactattttttttttaaccagaaATGAACAAACTGTATAAAGTTGGAATTTACCGAATCAATGTATTAAGAATGAACCGCGTGAGAGAAAATGAAAAGTAAAGCCAATATCACAGCATATTACTCTCGATTACTCTCGATTTTAGAGGCGTGTCGGCTTCAGCCTTCAGCCTTCATTCAACACTATCAGTCACTCTGTCAATAAAATGTGTCTACTTTTCAAAGATGTGCAATATTAACACTGAACAGTCATGCTTCAGATTTAACTGccagatttaaaaaaaagtcaCAACAGACTTAACTTGTGAGCAAAATGTGATCGCTGTGCTACGCCTATTGAAACAACTTTCTGGTTAACCCTACACAGAATCTGAAAAATGTGGTGTGCAATGTCTACAATGTTGACCATGGCCCTCATTTGCTAAGATTAAGCCCTGCAACATTGTAGAAATAGGCAACTGTTTTATTCGTTTTTCATATAACATTTTGCCTGCTGATTTACTGCTGTCTGACCTCATGAAATTTATTGCTCCAATACATTCTCCGCAAAGACATGTATGAAAACTGTTAACTTGCTGGACAAAAAAAAAATTCTTATTAATTTCACAATAGCATAATTAAGAATTACCCACTAAAAAATCGGATTATAAAACGAGGCAAAAGCCTGAACCATGTAGCCTTCAACACAAAGGAATATTTTCTACCTCAAAGTACAGTGGTACCAGGGATAATTGGTTGTTAATAATTTCGAAAGTCTGTTACACTTAAATGATATCAAAATAAACTGCCGAGGCACAGCAGACTCCGAACGGTGCAAGTGGACACAGTTTATGCACCAATCCGCTAAATGTTCCACCAGTCCGCTCTTTGGTGAACACAATTTGATGCTCAATACATCTCATTAGgcctacatttattttatttcattatAAAACATTTAATGTAACCAATGCTTTCACTATCTGTACCACAACGTTTAATGTAAGATTACTATTCCAATACAGTTCACTTTTTGACATTGTTATTACTTTATTTCAGGGTGGATAATATCCAGTTCTGTGTCTAAAAAAAAGGTCGAGCGCATGTTTCCAGAGCATGTTTACAAGAACACACAGGCAGGATACACTTCAGTATCATATAGCAAGATTTTGATAGCCTAAACTATAGTATATGATGTTTTACAATTTCAAAATGATAAATTGGAAGTTTAACCATGGAATTTACGAGACACCCTAATGCCTAAAACCCTGTTTTCTATCATGCAGGGCGAGGACATCTCTGTGGTTGCATTAGAGGCTTTGGGACATATGGTCCAATTATTTAATggcctgactcctgactcctgtcaTGTGGAACAAGGAAACACTGAAACTGTTCAAAAACAGGTGACCTAGTTAAGTTAATAAACTAGGGAAATGCGTAAGTATGATCCCTCGTGGTAGTCTAAGCTATATTTGGGGGGCAGACAATACTTGACACATGTCTTTAATTTGTAATTGAATCTAAATTATGTTTTGCATAATATTGTCAGAACTTGACTTAATACAGAACTATTTCACTATCCACCATTTTATATTGTCTCTGGGTCGGGTGTGGTGTTGGGGCATCCTctggagatgagatggagggtCGGTAACTTCTGGTAACGCGTCATTAAAACATATTTCGACAAGCTGAACTCCGTCTTGAAACAGAAGGTGGGTACAATATCAAATGTCCTCGAAAAGAGGCTAAATTAATCACAGGAAAAGATCACCACAAATCGGATGAATTTTGCCGCCACAATTCACATGTGAAACATGGAACTTCCAAACGCCGTTTTAGTCGAAGGATGCGTTAGCGCGGCACCTGCTGTGGTGGAGTTAAAAATGAATGTATTGTCTGAGCTCCAGGAACACAGCACATGAGCATGTAAGATCGTGGGGTTGAGGTTTGCtacaaacaggtgcagttaaaaAAATTCCTCGACAGCAGAGTTAAGCTGTGACGAAATCCACTGCAGACTCAAGCAGTGAGGAAGAAGCGGTCTGTTGGACAAACCACATAATCATCAGAGACATGTGACATGTACCTGAGGCTGGCTAATAGATTGATGGATGATatatttactgactgactgatttatgtacatGTGAAggctatgtatttatttattctgtaatttatttatattcaaattaaatgaaaaaaaaaacatgcatctATTATCATATTGTTTTGTCCATTCAGTCTTTAATGCATTCATTTGTTAACAGCACAAATACAGTGAAATTCATCTCAAGTTTGAAAACAATCATTAATTTGCCGATTGGCCAAAAATCTAGCACAATCAATGACATTAGGTTACAAGGTAACCTAATATAAAGGCTTAACATAAAAACGGCATAATCAGAAACCTACACCTCCAATTAACGTCGCAGTCATCATTGTCATATGATCTGAATGGGACTTTCAtggttaaaaaaagtttgaaaaaaTATAGCTACAACCATCATAAGCATTCGGTCAAATTCGCACATTATCGTCAAGGCAAATTTAGGGCATATAACTCCTTTTTTAAACGAAAATTAACCAACTTTAAAAGGACCTCTTGGAATTTACCGAATCAATTTAATAAGAATGAAGTCGGATAAGAGAAAAGGAAAAGTAATTCCCCAGCATGCTGGCAACACCACCGTGTATCAATCTCGATTTTCGAGGCGGCGGCTTTAGCCTTCATTCAACATTACCAGTCTAAAACGTGTCGATTTTAGATTTTCAATATTAAAAATGTACAATTGCGGAACTACCGGCTTTCGACAACAGATTCATTCAACATTATCCAGTCACTCTATTAATAAAAATCGTGTCTTTTCAAAGATTTTCAATATTAAAAATGTAGCTATAAATGTATTATAGAAATAACAAATCAGACAATTTTTTCTTAGCTTTTAATATTCAATATGGCCTACATTTTAACACCTGCTGAATATGTTAGCATGAAATGCATTGCTCCAATGCAATTCTCTACATATGAAAACTGTTAACTTGATAGGAAAACATTTTCTGATTAGTTTTACAATCGCATAATTAAGAATTACCCCCTAAAATTGGGGCTTATAAAGGGAAGCGAAAGTCTGAACCATGaaacaccttcttcaccacaaaGGGATTTTGATACCTTTACGTAGCGATACTTGGGTTATATAAAATGGGCAACTTCAACAGTCTAGGTATCATATCAATCAAGATTAAGATAATCCGTCGTTAAACATTTTTAATAGCTGTTCCATTCAAGTTCTTATAAAAGAAACATGGCTGTATTGAAATGGTTGAGCATTTGCCTGACTCTGTTCTGCCAAGGCACAGCAGCAGCAAAACCTTGCAGGTGGACGCAGTTTAGGTTGGGGAAGCTGAACGATGTGAGCATAGACCTGCTCTCAGATATGGTGAGGAAAATAAACTGCACCAGTCCGCTATTTGATGTTCACAAATTGATGAGCAAAATTCGCAATGATATTCAcatttctattctattctatatttaaatgtctatttttttttattatagcacattttatttttaatcaaTGCTTTCACTTTCTGTACCACAATGTTTAATTTAAGGTTACTAGCACAATATAGTTTACTTCTTGATATTGATATGAATTCTATTTCAGGGTGGACTCTTTCCACTTATGTGTGCAGAAGAAAACGTCGAACAAATGTTTCCAGAGGATCTTTACAAGAACACAGAGGTAGGATACACTTCAGTATATTGATAAACTAAAGTACAGTATAACTAAAGTACAGTATAACTAAAGTACAGTATGGTAAATTGGAAGTTTAACAATTTATTTAGACACAATGCCTAAAACCCTGTTTTATCTTATTCAGGGTGAGGACGTCTCTGTGGTTGCATTGGAGGCTATGCGATATGTGGAACAATTATATAACAACAGTCTGACGTCTGTCACGTGGAACAAAATAAAACTTAACATGTTCCAAAACGTCATATATCGTCAAGTTCAACAGTTAGAGTTATGTGTAAGTACGATCCCTCTTGTGTAGGCTGTAGGTTATAcgctgagtgaacaaaacattagcacctgctctttccgtgacaGAGACTGGCCagctgaatccaggtgaaagcaatGATCCTTCACTTGTTAGACCCACTCCTATTGGTGTGGAGGAAGGGgcggagacaggttaaagaaggatttttaagccttgagacaattgagacatggattgtgtacctgtgccattcagagggtgaatgtgcaagaACAAATATGTCTGGATGTAGGAGTATGgatgtaggtgccaggcgcaccagtttgaatgtgtcaagaactgcaactgaATATgaacaatggtccaccacccaaaggacatccagccaacatgacacgTCTGTGGGacgtattggagtcaacatgggccagtatcgcCGTGGAACACATGCCCTGACGAATTTAGGCTGTTTTGAGGGTAAAACGGGGTGAAACTCAATGTTATGAACGTGTTACTAGTGTGGTGTACACATTTTGGGGCAGACAATCGTGGGCATTGGTATATACATAATTTCTAAActacaatacaatatatatattttcataacCAGCATTTTATATTGTCTCCAGGTCGTGGGTGGTGTTTGGGAATCCTCTGGAGATGGAGGGTCGGTTACTCTGAAAACATATTTCAACAAGCTGAACACCGTCTTGAAAGAGAAGGTGGGTACAATATCAAATGTCCTCGAATGGAGGCAAAATTAATCTGAGCAAAAGTTCTAGATCACCACAAATAGGACGCATTTCAATGCCATAACTCACATTTGAAACTTGGAATTGCCAAGTGCCGTTTTTATGTCGATGGATGCGCTGGATCAACAACACCTGCAGTGGTTGAGTTGACTGACATAAAATGTTTATCTTGTCCGCTCTCCAGGAACACAGCGCATGCGCATGGGAGATTGTGCGAAAGGAGATTCGCGAAAACTTGGTGCAGTTCAAGAAATTCATTGACAGCAGAGTCAAGCCGTGAGGAGAACCACATAATCATCATTGGAGACGTGACATATTCCTCAGACTGGCTAACAGATTGATGGCTGATATTTatactgactgacagactggccGACTGCTCGATTGACTGAATtactgatttatttattttatatatattggTAGATGGATATTTATGTATAcacaatgtatttatttattcgtGTTTTATTTATAAtacaattaaataaaaaatacgtACAGCTATTTTCATATTGTTTTCATTCACTTAAATAATTTATTCACGCATGCCTGCATTCATCCATTCATTTATTTTATGCATtaatttttttatagaccgactTTCTAAAGGGGAACTCTGCAGTTCAAACTAAACCaaagcacacactcaaacactctTTTTGTAAATAGCTGAGAGATGGGGTTGAAAAAAATAACTATTGTCACAGAACTATAGATGCAAGGAAGGATAATCCATGAAATCACAATTCTAGTTTTACCTACATTTTGAAGATGTAAAGTGTTTTTAAATAATCGCATTGTTTCAACCAATGGTGTAAAACACGTTTGTACATTGGTTTGTTGTGTTGCAACACAATCTCACACTCAGTTCGTGCAAATATGTACGAAAATAATTTAGCAGATTTCAAGTATTTTTGTGGGTTTTTGTGTGGCTTAATTTGTGTGAAAAGATACGCATTTTTGTGCTAGTTAATACGTAGGAAAATACACATTATTGTGCAACTTCATTCATTGGAACAAACTTTTTCGGATGTCAAACTTTGTAACAATCTTTTCAAAGTTATTTGAGCAATGCTTGATGAGCAACTGCCTTTTTGTTGTCCCATATGTACTTATATAAAAAACCAAACGTAATAACACCAAATATTGTTCATCAACCAGGTTGTCACCAAAataattatattataatagaagccttacattgttttttttattaaTGCCAAAACCCTTTCCTATGCTTGTTTTGTCTTAATTCTTTAGGATACTGGTGTATTTGGAGTCAGAAAGACCCTTTTCTCATGTAGCCAACAGTAGGCCTTTACTATTGTCTACATAACGCATGTCATAGTTCGTggagactacagtacattacacaatTGTCTTTATTTATTCTTCCTAGGGCTACAATTCTCTTTCTTTACATATTCTttaaggggttttctttatttttactatattctacattgtgaaataattgtgaagacatcacaactttgaaataacacatatggaatcatgtagtaaccaaaaaagtgttaaacaaatcaaaatgtattttagtcAAAAATATGCCTAGTCAAATCTTATCCAGCTGGGACAATAGAGAGAGTCGTCAATATGTATGTAGAACTTGATGAACAGAGCAGCAAATCTCTGGCCAAGACAGCGTTTTTGAATCTCTTCAACATCAATGACAACTCTGCTCCATATACCCTGAATACGTGTTCTGGGGTAACAGAGACTTCAGGCAGGAGAGCCGTCAACTTCATGGTGGAGTCTATAGACGGACACATACAGCTCACTCTCCCTACTCTGATAGACTGCGACATGATGCCAGGCCATGCAGGTCATGAACCGTCTCACATCACTTCGCAGGACTTTTGACAAAAAGCCTGACACGAAACGTCATTTTATTCTTCATGCAAAAGATGCTGATAACGACCAAGTCAAACCTTCTCCACCACTAGAGGGAGACAAAGAACACTGGTATCTGCCCATATTTGGTGTTCACTACCCACAAAAGCCTGAACATTCAAGAGTAGTGTTTGACTCCAATGCTAAGCGTCAAGGAGTGTCAGTTAACAACGTTCTGCTCAGTGGTCTAGACTTAAACAACACACTCTTGGGCGTCCTAATGCGCTTCCGCAAGGATTGTATTGCACTAACGGCAGATGTGTAACAAATGTTTTACTGTTTTGGTGTACGTGAGGATCACAGAGATTACTTAAGGTTTCTCTGGTATGAAGATAACAACCCAGATAGAAAACATAACTGAGTACAGGATGAACACCCCAGTCTCCTTGTCTACCACTCAAAGAAGAGAGCTGCACATCTTCTCGGATGCCTCTACAGTAGCCATAGGAGTGGTAGCCTACCTGAGAGTTATTGACTCTGAAAGGTCAATGCCATGTTGGATTTATCTTGGGGAAATCAAAATTGGCCCCTCAGCCGGCCAACACTATCCCACACCTAGAACTGTGTGAGGCTGTGCTAGCTGTTGAGATGGATGAACTGATCAGAGTTTTACACAAACAGTAAGATAGTTCTCGGTTACATCCACAATGTCACCAAAAGATGCTATGTGTATGTTGCCAACAGGGTAACTCACATCAGGAATTCTACCCATCCAGTGGTGTTATGTAAACACCAACAGCAGTCCAGCAGACCAAGCAACCAGGCCCATACTAGCTGCACTCTTAAAGCACACCAGTTGGTTCTCATGTCCACCTTTCCTGACCCAAGCAAACTCAAGTGAGTCTGAGACAATCCATTTTGACCTTGTAGAGCCTCAAACAGATGGAAAGATTCAAGCAGACGTCACTGCCTTTGCCACTAAGATTTCTGAAGCTCAACTCGGCTCTCATCGCTTTGAGAGGTTCTCAAGCTGGAAAGCTCTCAATCGAGCCACAGCACGACTCCTTCATGTTGCCAGATCTTTCCATGAAGGTGCGGACGACACCAACTGCAGAGGCTGGCATGACTGCTATAAACCATGCAGTGAGTTGTCACAAGCCAAAACAGCAATCATTCACTGTGTGCAACATGAATCCTTCAAAAAGGAATTTAAATGCCTTGAAAAGGGAATAGAGTTCCTAAAATAATGTACACTCAAAAAGCTGAACCCGGTGAATGATGAGGATGGATTGCTGAGGGTTGTTGCCACTCTGCTGGTAAGACATTATCACAAGCAAGTGGCTCACCAGGGCCGTCATTTTTCAGATGGAGCTATTCGAGCAGCAGGCTTCTGGATTATTGGGAGCAAAAGTGTCGGGTCTCTGGTATCATTCACAAGTGTGTCACCAGCCGCAAAGTTAGAGGGAGGATACTTGACCAAAACAAGGCTGACTTGCAGACAGACTCACATCTGAACCACCATTCACCAGCGTTGgacttgatgtgtttggaccatggaaTGTCATAACTCGTAGCACTAGAGGTcaggccaggtcgcagttggaaaggagaacttgttctcaactggcctacctggttaaataaaggtgaaattaaacaAATAAAAGAGGTGGTAGTGCAGACTCCAAGCGCTGGGCGGTACTCTTTCCATGTATGTCTACTAGAGCTGTCCATACTTAGCTCATCGAATCCATGTACACATCTGGATTCATCAGTGCGCTAAAGGTGTTTTTTCTCTATCCCGTGGTCCAGCAAAAGTGCTACGCTCTGATTGAGGTTCAAACTTCATAGGTGCCTGCAAGGAACTGGGAATCGAAACAAATGACTCAGAACTGACTAaatacctacatttacatttacatttaagtcatttagcagacgctcttatccagagcgacttacaaattggtgcattcaccttatgacatccagtggaacagccactttacaatagtgcatctaaatcttttaaggggggaaggattactttatcctatcctaggtattccttaaagaggtggggtttcaggtgtctccggaaggtggtgattgactccgctgtcctggcgtcgtgagggagtttgttccaccattgggggccagaacagcgaacagttttgactgggctgagcgggaactgtacttcctcagtggtagggaggcgagcaggccagaggtggatgaacgcagtgcccttgtttgggtgtagggcctgatcagagcctggaggtactgaggtgccgttcccctcacagctccgtaggcaagcaccatggtcttgtagcggatgcgagcttcaactggaagccagtggagagagcggaggagcggggtgacgtgagagaacttgggaaggttgaacaccagacgggctgcggcgttctggatgagttgtaggggtttaatggcacaggcagggagcccagccaacagcgagttgcagtaatccagacgggagatgacaagtgcctggattaggacctgcgccgcttcctgtgtgaggcagggtcgtactctgcggatgttgtagagcatgaacctacaggaacgggccaccgccttgatgttagttgagaacgacagggtgttgtccaggatcacgccaaggttcttagcgctcttaCCTCTCAGACAAGGGATGTACTTAAATATTTAATCCCCCACACTCGTCTCAAATGGGTTGTTCTTGGGAGAGACTCATTGGAGTTGCCAAATG
This window contains:
- the LOC118384396 gene encoding interferon a3-like; the protein is MAVLKWLSICLTLFCQGTAAAKPCRWTQFRLGKLNDVSIDLLSDMGGLFPLMCAEENVEQMFPEDLYKNTEGEDVSVVALEAMRYVEQLYNNSLTSVTWNKIKLNMFQNVIYRQVQQLELCVVGGVWESSGDGGSVTLKTYFNKLNTVLKEKEHSACAWEIVRKEIRENLVQFKKFIDSRVKP